One segment of Thermococcus profundus DNA contains the following:
- a CDS encoding DUF72 domain-containing protein, which yields MIAVGTCGFCEAHSKYYRDFDAIEIQQTFYRILQEKTLRKWREEAPEGFTFSIKAFQGVTHPPNSPTWRRSNVRPPKEAGLLRPNAEVLHFWRLTLKEAETLGAKFILIQLPKSFKESEENFANAERFFGMIDRKDFEIAVELRGWSEKGVKRFVREFDLIDVTDPLLRIPLHNGSINYYRLHGRYDKGRIVYNHTYSDEELEKVRERVLSWNREESFVFFNNSNMCRDAKRFKEMAQCNKLNRLVQYYNKA from the coding sequence ATGATAGCGGTCGGAACCTGCGGCTTCTGCGAGGCCCACTCGAAGTACTACCGCGACTTCGATGCAATCGAGATACAGCAGACGTTTTACCGGATCCTTCAGGAGAAGACGCTGAGAAAATGGAGGGAAGAAGCTCCAGAGGGCTTCACCTTCTCAATCAAGGCGTTTCAGGGAGTAACTCATCCCCCGAACAGCCCCACCTGGAGGAGGAGCAACGTCAGGCCGCCTAAAGAGGCGGGTCTCCTTAGGCCGAACGCGGAAGTCCTCCACTTCTGGAGGCTGACGCTGAAGGAAGCGGAAACCCTCGGCGCGAAGTTCATACTCATACAGCTGCCTAAGAGCTTCAAAGAGAGCGAGGAGAACTTTGCGAACGCGGAGAGGTTCTTTGGGATGATCGACAGAAAGGACTTTGAAATAGCCGTTGAGCTGAGGGGCTGGAGCGAGAAAGGGGTTAAACGCTTCGTTCGGGAGTTCGACTTAATAGATGTTACAGACCCCCTCCTTAGGATTCCATTGCATAACGGCAGCATCAACTACTACCGCCTGCATGGGCGCTATGATAAGGGAAGGATAGTATACAACCACACCTACAGCGATGAGGAGCTTGAGAAGGTACGGGAGAGGGTTCTCAGCTGGAACCGGGAAGAGAGCTTCGTCTTCTTCAACAACTCGAACATGTGCAGGGATGCGAAGAGGTTCAAGGAGATGGCACAGTGCAACAAACTTAACCGTTTAGTGCAGTACTACAATAAAGCTTAA
- a CDS encoding SDH family Clp fold serine proteinase — MSYEDRVQLYEQIEEIRGRPLIAYYTSLRPNASGQIASDVIPHFARQISKISESTKEVDILIVSYGGDPTVAWRLITMLRERFDKVGVLIPFAAYSAATLLALGADEIVMHPFSNLGPVDPQLTYPRKNPDGTVEQIQFGAEDLRHFLDFVKKDVGVSDQEPLERAFELICTDVGSIPIGVAKRSSYLALSLGEKLLSLHMKDQNKVRAISEALNKSFYHHGYPVGRREAKEIGLPVTEPSEDLEKLMWEVWKDIEKEMECDKPFEPIELVLNSPEAGKLLSPVTQIDIPMINGPPEIAQQIYTQIMQGVMSSIKVREINPVPYELLIATIESPRARSEFKVKGKILAMRLPDLRITVNVLKTSGEWAYEDI; from the coding sequence ATGAGCTATGAGGATAGAGTACAGTTATATGAGCAAATTGAAGAAATTAGAGGTCGCCCGTTAATTGCATACTATACCAGCCTAAGACCTAATGCTTCTGGCCAAATAGCGTCCGATGTCATACCGCATTTTGCCCGACAAATATCCAAAATCTCAGAATCCACAAAGGAAGTGGATATTCTAATAGTAAGTTATGGAGGGGATCCTACTGTAGCATGGCGCCTAATCACTATGTTAAGAGAACGCTTTGATAAAGTAGGTGTTTTAATACCCTTTGCGGCATACAGTGCTGCAACACTTTTGGCACTTGGAGCAGACGAAATTGTGATGCATCCATTTTCAAATTTGGGACCTGTAGATCCCCAGCTCACTTATCCACGGAAAAACCCTGATGGAACCGTTGAGCAGATTCAATTTGGAGCGGAGGATTTGAGGCACTTCCTAGACTTCGTAAAAAAGGATGTTGGGGTATCCGACCAAGAGCCGCTAGAAAGAGCATTTGAATTGATTTGTACAGATGTAGGATCAATTCCTATTGGTGTTGCCAAAAGAAGTTCTTATCTTGCACTCTCTCTTGGGGAAAAGCTACTAAGTTTACATATGAAGGATCAAAACAAGGTTAGAGCCATATCTGAGGCTCTTAATAAGTCTTTTTATCATCATGGCTACCCAGTGGGAAGAAGAGAAGCCAAGGAAATAGGATTACCCGTAACTGAGCCTAGTGAAGATCTCGAAAAGTTAATGTGGGAGGTATGGAAAGACATTGAAAAAGAAATGGAATGTGATAAACCGTTCGAGCCCATCGAGCTCGTCCTGAATAGTCCAGAGGCCGGGAAACTACTCAGTCCAGTAACGCAGATAGACATTCCAATGATAAATGGGCCTCCAGAGATCGCCCAACAAATTTATACACAAATAATGCAAGGAGTAATGAGCTCAATAAAAGTGCGTGAGATTAACCCTGTTCCTTACGAGTTGTTAATAGCAACAATAGAAAGCCCCAGAGCTAGAAGTGAGTTTAAAGTAAAAGGAAAAATCTTGGCAATGCGCTTGCCGGACCTGCGTATCACAGTAAACGTTTTAAAGACAAGTGGTGAATGGGCATATGAAGATATATAA
- a CDS encoding 50S ribosomal protein L37e, protein MGAGTEPKGRRNHTPTHIRCRRCGRRAFNVKKGYCAACGFGRSRRMRKYSWSHKWKKKRNLAY, encoded by the coding sequence ATGGGAGCGGGAACAGAGCCAAAGGGCAGGAGGAACCATACTCCTACTCACATCCGCTGCAGGCGCTGCGGTAGGAGGGCCTTCAACGTCAAGAAGGGCTACTGCGCCGCCTGCGGGTTCGGCAGAAGCAGGAGAATGAGGAAGTACAGCTGGTCCCACAAGTGGAAGAAGAAGAGGAACCTCGCCTACTGA
- a CDS encoding LSm family protein: MAERPLDVIHRSLEKDVLVLLKRGGEFRGKLIGYDIHLNVVLAEADYIQDGEVVKSYGKIVVRGDNVLAISPVEIE, translated from the coding sequence ATGGCGGAAAGACCACTCGATGTTATCCACAGGTCCCTTGAGAAGGACGTGCTCGTGCTCCTCAAGAGGGGAGGGGAGTTTAGGGGCAAGCTCATCGGTTATGACATCCACCTGAACGTCGTCCTCGCCGAGGCCGACTACATCCAGGACGGCGAGGTCGTGAAGAGCTACGGTAAAATTGTCGTTAGGGGAGACAACGTCCTCGCCATTTCCCCGGTTGAGATTGAGTGA
- the glyS gene encoding glycine--tRNA ligase, with translation MGEKPDKYEVLQDLMRRRGFAWGSFEIYGGSRGFYDYGPLGAAIKRKIERKIREAFQREGFFELETPDITPEKVFIASGHVEKFVDPLVECKKCGARFRADHLVEEALGIDTEGMSAEHLTDLIREHDIRCPECGGELGEVWYFNLMFETRIGPYGDQKGYLRPETAQGIFVNFRRLNAFARNRLPFGVFQIGKAYRNEISPRQGMLRLREFTQAEAEIFFNPKETEHPHFDEVKDEVLRLYPIENQLKNLGMIEITAEEAVKRGYVMNTFFAYYMVMVKRTLLDIGIPEDKIRFRQQLPEERAHYSRDTWDAEIHSERFGWVECVGIANRGDYDLSKHMKMSGADLTVLIHYDEPKVVKHLKVSLNMKRVGPKLKKDAKRINNIIQGWDEEKKRELVELLEKDGKVTIEGYELEKDDFTIKEVEEKITGEKIVPHVLEPSFGIDRPFYLLLENSLVIEEDRTYLKIKKDMAPIEVAVLPLVAKEPLKSIAYEVFRTLQKEGFIAVYDEKDTVGRRYLRYDEIGTPYCVTVDNQTPEDNTVTIRDRDTREQIRVKIEELPGKLRELIFGG, from the coding sequence ATGGGAGAAAAGCCCGACAAGTACGAGGTTCTTCAGGATTTGATGAGGAGAAGGGGCTTTGCCTGGGGTAGCTTTGAAATCTACGGCGGCTCACGCGGATTCTATGATTACGGCCCGCTTGGAGCGGCGATAAAGCGTAAAATCGAGCGGAAGATAAGGGAGGCCTTCCAGAGGGAGGGCTTCTTCGAGCTTGAGACGCCGGACATAACGCCTGAGAAGGTCTTCATAGCTAGCGGCCACGTAGAGAAGTTCGTTGACCCGCTGGTGGAGTGTAAGAAGTGCGGGGCAAGGTTCAGGGCGGACCACCTCGTTGAAGAAGCCCTGGGAATAGACACAGAGGGAATGAGCGCCGAACACCTTACAGATCTCATTCGCGAGCATGATATTCGCTGCCCGGAGTGCGGCGGTGAACTCGGTGAAGTGTGGTACTTCAACCTCATGTTCGAGACGAGGATAGGTCCCTACGGCGACCAGAAGGGTTATCTAAGGCCCGAGACTGCCCAGGGAATATTTGTGAACTTCAGGAGGTTGAACGCCTTCGCAAGGAACAGGCTTCCCTTTGGAGTCTTCCAGATAGGGAAAGCTTATCGCAACGAGATTTCGCCGAGACAGGGAATGTTGAGGCTTAGGGAGTTCACGCAGGCTGAAGCTGAGATATTCTTCAACCCCAAGGAGACAGAACATCCGCACTTCGACGAGGTCAAGGATGAAGTTCTCAGGCTTTACCCGATTGAGAACCAGCTCAAGAACCTTGGGATGATCGAGATAACCGCGGAAGAGGCAGTCAAGAGGGGCTACGTAATGAACACTTTCTTCGCCTACTACATGGTCATGGTCAAGAGAACGCTCCTCGACATAGGCATCCCGGAGGACAAAATCCGCTTCAGGCAGCAGCTCCCCGAGGAGAGGGCGCACTACTCCCGCGACACCTGGGACGCCGAAATCCATAGCGAGCGCTTCGGCTGGGTCGAGTGCGTCGGAATAGCCAACAGGGGAGACTACGACCTCAGCAAGCACATGAAGATGAGCGGGGCCGATTTGACCGTCCTCATCCACTACGACGAGCCGAAGGTAGTCAAGCACCTCAAAGTGAGCCTCAACATGAAGCGCGTCGGGCCGAAGCTCAAGAAGGACGCCAAGAGGATAAACAACATCATACAGGGCTGGGACGAGGAGAAGAAGCGTGAGCTGGTTGAGCTCCTCGAAAAAGATGGAAAGGTCACGATCGAAGGCTATGAGCTTGAGAAGGATGACTTCACCATCAAGGAAGTCGAGGAGAAGATAACCGGTGAAAAGATCGTTCCCCACGTCCTTGAGCCGAGTTTTGGAATAGACAGGCCCTTCTACCTTCTCCTTGAGAACTCGTTAGTTATCGAGGAGGACAGGACGTACCTCAAGATCAAGAAGGACATGGCACCGATCGAGGTGGCGGTTCTCCCGCTTGTTGCCAAAGAACCGCTCAAGAGCATAGCCTACGAGGTCTTCAGGACGCTCCAGAAGGAGGGCTTCATAGCCGTTTACGACGAGAAAGACACCGTCGGAAGGAGGTACCTCCGCTACGACGAGATAGGAACGCCCTACTGTGTAACCGTCGACAACCAGACTCCAGAAGACAACACTGTAACCATCAGAGACCGCGACACGAGGGAGCAGATAAGGGTTAAGATCGAGGAGCTGCCGGGGAAGCTTAGGGAGCTGATTTTCGGAGGTTAA
- a CDS encoding HepT-like ribonuclease domain-containing protein: MSKRDPCLFLTDILEAIERIEEYIEGYDFETFVKDRKTVDAVLRNLEIIGEAAKNVPENIREKYSSIPWRRIVGLRNVVVHHYFGVDLSVVWVIVSSQLGELKEDVEKIIMEAC, encoded by the coding sequence ATGTCTAAGCGTGATCCGTGTCTCTTCCTCACCGATATCCTGGAGGCAATTGAAAGAATCGAAGAATACATCGAGGGCTACGACTTTGAAACCTTTGTAAAGGACAGAAAAACCGTTGACGCGGTTCTAAGAAACCTTGAAATAATCGGAGAAGCTGCGAAGAACGTTCCTGAGAATATTCGGGAGAAATATTCGTCCATTCCCTGGAGAAGGATAGTGGGCCTGAGAAACGTCGTTGTTCATCACTATTTCGGCGTTGATCTCTCGGTTGTATGGGTTATCGTTAGCTCCCAACTTGGAGAGCTAAAAGAAGATGTGGAAAAAATAATCATGGAGGCGTGTTAA
- a CDS encoding nucleotidyltransferase family protein: MMARKLKEIRRILEEHKHELHSRFGVKTIAIFGSYARGEESELSDLDILVEFEIPIGWEIVDLKDYLESLLGVKVDLVTKNAAMSRKKFWEHIKRELVYV, translated from the coding sequence ATGATGGCTCGAAAATTGAAAGAGATCAGGAGAATTTTGGAAGAGCACAAACATGAGCTCCATTCGCGCTTTGGGGTTAAAACTATAGCTATATTCGGCTCCTACGCGCGGGGCGAGGAGAGCGAGCTCAGCGACCTTGATATCCTCGTTGAATTTGAGATCCCAATAGGCTGGGAAATAGTGGACCTAAAGGACTACCTTGAGTCCCTGCTGGGAGTGAAAGTCGATCTCGTCACAAAGAATGCCGCAATGAGCCGGAAGAAGTTCTGGGAGCATATAAAGAGGGAGCTGGTCTATGTCTAA
- a CDS encoding sulfite exporter TauE/SafE family protein, whose amino-acid sequence MSLALLLVGLYFSIPPDSEVSGNGMKKTSSAWVSGVGFFIGVYIGILGIASTLIVIAALKAFFGMDMLKANGTAKALIFFNNFVATAVYGLRGLDRLRPASPGCRSGLRWRVAWCQDRPKTWKREAQVVYRPCCHNTIKAPGG is encoded by the coding sequence GTGTCGCTGGCTCTGCTCCTTGTGGGACTGTATTTCTCGATCCCACCGGACTCGGAGGTGAGTGGGAATGGGATGAAGAAGACCAGTTCCGCCTGGGTCTCAGGGGTGGGGTTCTTCATCGGGGTCTACATCGGAATTCTGGGAATAGCATCAACGCTCATAGTGATAGCAGCATTGAAGGCCTTTTTCGGAATGGACATGCTGAAGGCCAACGGTACGGCGAAGGCCCTCATCTTTTTCAACAATTTTGTCGCGACCGCAGTGTACGGGCTTAGGGGGTTAGATAGACTACGCCCTGCTTCTCCCGGTTGTCGTTCCGGTCTGCGTTGGCGCGTGGCTTGGTGCCAGGATCGTCCTAAAACTTGGAAGCGGGAGGCTCAAGTGGTCTATCGCCCATGTTGCCACAACACCATTAAGGCCCCTGGAGGATAA
- the engB gene encoding GTP-binding protein EngB — protein MIIFVGRSNVGKSTLIHRLTGKEVRRGKRPGVTRRPIEINWRGKRVIDMPGFGFMSGVPKRVQERVKDEIVHFIEDHAEEIELAVLVIDGKAAPEIIERWENRGEIPIDVEFFQFLRELEIPTLVALNKVDRVRNVEGTVNFLAEKFGITHTEARRIIIPISAKFGRNIETLRRAISETLEKGKKASENLENDVGDGLSDPVE, from the coding sequence GTGATAATATTCGTGGGGAGATCGAACGTTGGGAAGAGCACTCTGATCCACAGGCTCACAGGGAAGGAGGTCAGGAGGGGAAAAAGACCTGGAGTAACGAGGAGACCGATTGAGATAAACTGGAGGGGCAAGAGGGTCATCGACATGCCGGGCTTCGGCTTCATGAGCGGGGTCCCCAAGAGGGTTCAGGAGAGGGTGAAGGATGAGATAGTCCACTTTATAGAGGATCACGCTGAAGAAATAGAGCTCGCCGTCCTGGTAATAGACGGAAAAGCCGCCCCGGAGATAATAGAAAGGTGGGAGAACCGGGGGGAGATACCGATAGACGTTGAGTTCTTCCAGTTCCTCAGGGAGCTTGAGATCCCGACGCTGGTGGCGCTCAACAAGGTGGACAGGGTTAGGAACGTCGAGGGAACCGTGAACTTTCTCGCCGAGAAGTTTGGGATAACCCACACCGAGGCCAGGAGGATAATCATTCCTATTTCAGCAAAGTTCGGGAGGAACATTGAAACCCTGAGAAGGGCCATAAGCGAGACCCTGGAAAAGGGGAAGAAAGCCTCAGAGAACCTCGAGAACGACGTGGGTGATGGTCTCTCTGACCCCGTCGAGTGA
- a CDS encoding helix-turn-helix domain-containing protein: protein MERESLTPRQVKLLKKLYEEGKPVEVYTVEKTQDELANELGITRQALSNHLKVLKELGYIRTGRGFIDLTDKALELLGERKGDVFVFVRIEPTKRKHVYETLQKMRIKRIYRVTGDIDLIIEADKSKLDEILEEIASLDGVRETITHVVLEVL from the coding sequence ATGGAAAGGGAATCCCTTACCCCAAGGCAGGTCAAACTTCTGAAGAAGCTCTACGAAGAGGGCAAACCCGTTGAAGTTTACACCGTGGAGAAGACTCAGGATGAGCTGGCCAACGAGCTTGGAATAACCCGGCAGGCACTCAGCAATCACCTCAAGGTCCTCAAGGAGCTCGGCTACATAAGGACCGGCAGGGGCTTTATAGACCTGACCGATAAGGCCCTTGAACTCCTCGGAGAGAGGAAAGGGGACGTGTTCGTTTTCGTCCGCATTGAGCCCACCAAGAGGAAGCACGTCTATGAAACCCTTCAAAAGATGAGAATAAAGAGGATCTACCGCGTCACCGGTGACATTGACCTCATCATTGAGGCTGACAAGAGCAAGCTCGATGAAATCCTTGAGGAGATAGCCTCACTCGACGGGGTCAGAGAGACCATCACCCACGTCGTTCTCGAGGTTCTCTGA
- a CDS encoding Clp1/GlmU family protein has translation MEGEITSNKAVYTRNVPEDRLQLVEIIDKSRAKVVMFIGDVDSGKTTTLTFVANELIGKGYRVAIVDSDVGQKGILPPATISLGIAGGRFSNLNEVAPVAHYFIGTTTPSQHTAETVVGVKRLVELGKSMADVVLIDTTGFISGRGFDLKRLKIEATEPDLTVFIKGKGEREGDIRRLMDSVSNLTNTFLLQRSGEVRRYDPAERREIRRVKWRKYFEGSRTVEVDLSHLRVSGTSMFSGRPLTPEERELIERIHGWVVLDGWKGKEEYAVIKAGDDGKRYYNRSVIKAVDFESLSNLLVGFIDGRGLCLGLGILKWPRLSEGKLEVLTPLSEGELAKATEIRFGRIRVTETGEELGLLMRDEL, from the coding sequence ATGGAGGGAGAAATCACCTCAAACAAGGCCGTTTACACACGGAACGTGCCTGAGGACAGGCTTCAGCTGGTTGAGATCATTGACAAGAGCAGGGCAAAAGTCGTCATGTTCATCGGCGACGTTGACAGCGGAAAGACCACTACCCTGACCTTCGTGGCCAACGAGCTGATAGGGAAAGGATACAGGGTTGCCATCGTCGACAGCGACGTTGGACAGAAGGGTATCCTACCGCCTGCAACGATAAGCCTCGGGATCGCTGGTGGGAGGTTTTCAAACCTGAACGAGGTAGCGCCGGTTGCGCATTACTTCATAGGGACAACGACTCCAAGCCAGCATACAGCAGAGACGGTGGTTGGGGTCAAGAGGCTCGTTGAGCTGGGAAAGTCAATGGCAGACGTTGTCCTGATTGACACAACGGGCTTCATCAGCGGCCGGGGATTTGACCTTAAGAGGCTCAAGATAGAGGCCACAGAACCCGACTTAACGGTTTTTATTAAGGGAAAAGGCGAGAGGGAGGGGGACATAAGGAGGCTGATGGATAGCGTCTCCAATCTGACCAACACGTTTCTTCTCCAGAGGAGCGGGGAGGTCAGAAGATACGATCCAGCTGAGAGGAGGGAGATCAGAAGGGTCAAATGGAGGAAGTACTTCGAAGGCTCCAGAACGGTTGAGGTAGATCTCTCCCATCTCAGAGTCTCAGGGACTTCAATGTTTTCAGGGAGGCCCCTTACACCCGAGGAGAGGGAGCTTATAGAGAGGATCCACGGATGGGTAGTGCTGGACGGATGGAAAGGAAAGGAGGAATACGCCGTAATAAAAGCGGGGGACGATGGAAAGCGGTATTACAACCGCTCCGTCATCAAGGCAGTGGATTTTGAGTCCCTCAGCAACCTCCTGGTAGGGTTCATAGACGGGAGGGGGCTGTGCCTTGGGCTGGGCATTCTGAAGTGGCCGAGGCTGAGCGAGGGGAAGCTTGAGGTCTTGACCCCTCTGAGCGAAGGAGAGCTCGCCAAAGCCACTGAAATACGGTTTGGAAGGATAAGGGTCACAGAAACGGGGGAGGAGCTGGGTCTTCTGATGCGCGATGAGCTTTAG
- a CDS encoding geranylgeranylglycerol-phosphate geranylgeranyltransferase, with protein sequence MEVRAFVEITRPHNCSLAGIVGILGSIVALGSVPQIKTALLVFLVVTLGCAGGNTINDYFDYEIDSINRPERPLPRGAMSRKTAFWYAMFLFAIGLLTAWLISTYAFLFALAAYVLMFLYAWKLKPMPFIGNLAVATLTGATPLYGAIAVGRFGLAGTLAVCAFLVNVAREVVKDIEDMKGDLQKGAKTLPIIIGPKKAAYVGAGFGIATVIASFLPVRAGVGVGYYAMVPVDLIILYAVYLIARNQDKRTAHRSQILLKVSIFLAVMAFLIAALV encoded by the coding sequence ATGGAGGTCAGGGCTTTTGTAGAGATAACCAGGCCGCACAACTGCTCCTTGGCTGGCATAGTCGGTATTCTGGGTTCCATCGTTGCCCTCGGCTCCGTTCCCCAAATAAAAACTGCGTTGCTGGTGTTTCTAGTGGTGACCCTCGGATGCGCTGGTGGGAACACGATAAACGACTACTTCGACTACGAGATAGACAGCATCAACAGGCCGGAGAGACCCCTTCCCAGGGGTGCGATGAGCAGAAAAACGGCTTTCTGGTACGCGATGTTTCTCTTCGCCATTGGCCTCCTGACGGCGTGGTTGATATCAACTTACGCCTTCCTCTTCGCCCTCGCCGCTTACGTCCTCATGTTCCTCTACGCGTGGAAGCTCAAACCGATGCCGTTCATAGGCAATCTCGCCGTTGCTACCCTGACCGGAGCTACGCCCCTCTACGGGGCCATCGCAGTTGGCAGGTTTGGACTTGCTGGAACCCTGGCCGTCTGTGCCTTCCTCGTCAACGTCGCCAGGGAGGTCGTCAAGGACATTGAGGATATGAAGGGTGACCTTCAGAAGGGGGCAAAGACACTGCCGATAATAATCGGGCCAAAAAAAGCGGCCTATGTGGGAGCTGGCTTCGGAATAGCCACGGTTATAGCCTCTTTCCTTCCCGTGAGGGCGGGAGTCGGAGTGGGGTACTACGCCATGGTTCCCGTGGATCTCATTATTCTCTACGCGGTTTATCTGATAGCCAGGAACCAAGATAAAAGAACCGCTCACAGATCCCAGATCCTGCTCAAGGTGAGCATATTCCTGGCCGTTATGGCCTTCCTGATAGCTGCACTCGTGTGA
- a CDS encoding ribonucleoside-triphosphate reductase codes for MEFKDEIVKNLESEGLWTVITFKTPHGPGETMKELSNAVEEAGWRITFKANWWTADIPYGLIRIDAVKDGREKIILGKWVLGSEYSLIKIENMDLERGKEEFFRMVDSITSTLIHDPVIRTMREQY; via the coding sequence ATGGAGTTTAAGGACGAAATCGTCAAAAACCTGGAGAGCGAAGGGCTCTGGACCGTGATCACTTTCAAAACTCCCCACGGCCCGGGAGAGACTATGAAAGAGCTCTCAAACGCAGTAGAGGAGGCCGGCTGGAGGATAACGTTCAAAGCCAACTGGTGGACGGCGGACATACCCTACGGCCTCATAAGGATCGACGCCGTCAAGGATGGAAGGGAGAAGATAATCCTCGGAAAGTGGGTTCTGGGGAGCGAGTACTCCCTGATAAAAATAGAGAACATGGATCTTGAAAGAGGTAAGGAAGAGTTCTTCCGTATGGTGGACAGCATAACGTCGACGCTCATACACGACCCGGTGATAAGAACCATGAGGGAGCAGTACTGA
- a CDS encoding OB-fold nucleic acid binding domain-containing protein: MKKRLPASRVYLRDIIDGYYIKSDGDLEPNYIITKDARKVYRVKVVATVVREPFISDDETYGKFQIDDGTGTIWVLAFRDNTRFVKLVKKGDLVQVIGKVAEWRDDKQILVEGVSTVHPNMMILHRFETLKEKAEHARKARIAFDIYDRYGITAKAKVIAKNKGVDEDLLLTIDELYTLMLEQRSAELEEELFEEPVEEEKPEENPELEKAKKAVMDLLTEKGKPLSHRFIVKKLSKDFDEEIVEEAITQLLAEGEIYEPETGYYEPL, encoded by the coding sequence ATGAAGAAGCGCCTGCCAGCCAGCAGGGTCTACCTGCGGGACATCATAGACGGCTACTACATAAAGAGCGACGGCGACCTGGAGCCGAACTACATCATAACCAAAGACGCCAGGAAAGTCTACCGCGTTAAAGTGGTTGCCACCGTTGTGCGCGAGCCTTTCATAAGCGACGACGAGACCTACGGCAAGTTCCAGATCGACGATGGAACCGGGACCATATGGGTTCTCGCCTTCCGCGACAACACCCGCTTCGTCAAGCTCGTCAAGAAGGGTGATCTCGTTCAGGTAATCGGAAAGGTTGCCGAGTGGCGCGACGACAAGCAGATACTCGTTGAGGGCGTTTCCACGGTTCACCCGAACATGATGATCCTCCACCGCTTTGAGACCCTCAAGGAGAAGGCCGAACACGCGAGAAAGGCCAGGATAGCCTTCGACATCTACGACCGCTACGGCATAACCGCCAAGGCAAAGGTAATAGCCAAGAACAAGGGGGTGGATGAGGATCTTCTCCTCACCATAGACGAGCTCTACACACTGATGCTTGAGCAGAGGAGCGCGGAGCTTGAGGAGGAGCTCTTTGAGGAGCCGGTCGAGGAGGAAAAGCCCGAGGAGAACCCAGAACTCGAAAAGGCTAAGAAAGCCGTCATGGATCTCCTCACAGAGAAAGGAAAACCACTCTCCCACCGCTTCATCGTTAAGAAGCTCTCAAAGGACTTCGATGAGGAGATAGTCGAGGAGGCAATAACCCAGCTGCTCGCCGAGGGGGAGATCTACGAGCCGGAGACCGGTTATTACGAGCCCCTTTGA
- a CDS encoding replication protein RepA: MEVEGEPRFRRRKPAVERKIAEIKEDDTRVALIGKAFKIDKMDYTFWLDDGTGVILIESEENVLPEPGQLVRVIGRVIRNDEGIHIYGEVLQDFSGADLESLEEIQKLEREYLPKIEAKTAFWEGGEEA, translated from the coding sequence ATGGAAGTTGAAGGCGAGCCCAGGTTCAGGCGGAGGAAGCCCGCCGTTGAGAGGAAGATCGCCGAGATAAAGGAAGACGACACGCGCGTCGCCCTCATAGGAAAGGCCTTCAAGATAGACAAAATGGACTATACCTTCTGGCTCGACGACGGAACCGGTGTCATTCTTATCGAGAGCGAGGAGAACGTGCTTCCAGAGCCAGGACAGCTTGTAAGGGTTATCGGCAGGGTCATCAGGAACGACGAAGGGATCCACATTTATGGGGAGGTGCTCCAGGACTTCAGCGGCGCTGATCTGGAGAGCTTAGAGGAGATACAGAAGCTAGAGAGGGAGTACCTCCCGAAGATAGAGGCAAAGACTGCCTTCTGGGAAGGGGGTGAGGAGGCATGA